The Lactuca sativa cultivar Salinas chromosome 2, Lsat_Salinas_v11, whole genome shotgun sequence genome includes a window with the following:
- the LOC111917479 gene encoding uncharacterized protein LOC111917479, translating to MVWRILGGIATSLLFSAFESWLVAEHNKRGFEQQWLSITFSKAIFLGNGLVAILAGLFGNLLVGSLAMGPVAPFDAASIFLAIGMAIIISSWTKNYGDSSESKDLMTQFRGAAVAIASDEKIALLGAIQSLFEGSMYTFVFLWTPALSPNGEDIPHGFIFATFMLSSMLGSYLASRLLAHTLTYIDIVLCCVHTLLKGLEKIIASADIPMFVCRDFNSVPRSKSMDLLCVSKRAKECYGNMENALKEKRNIDVAIRYYLIAIEALRAAVFADGVVADEARAA from the exons ATGGTGTGGCGTATATTGGGAGGGATTGCCACCTCTCTCCTCTTTTCAGCCTTTGAATCATGGCTTGTTGCTGAACACAACAAG AGAGGTTTTGAGCAACAATGGCTATCAATTACATTCTCTAAGGCAATATTTCTTGGGAATGGACTGGTTGCCATTTTAGCTGGTTTATTTGGAAATCTTTTAGTTGGTTCATTGGCCATGGGACCTGTTGCTCCATTTGATGCAGCTTCAATCTTTCTTGCCATTGGAATGGCCATCATCATATCATCATGGACTAAAAATTATGGTGACTCATCAGAAAGCAAAGATCTAATGACCCAATTCAGGGGTGCTGCTGTTGCAATTGCATCAG ATGAAAAGATAGCATTATTGGGTGCAATACAATCTTTATTCGAGGGTTCAATGTACACTTTTGTGTTTCTATGGACACCTGCTTTAAGCCCAAATGGTGAAGACATTCCACATGGTTTCATTTTTGCTACTTTCATGTTATCTTCCATGTTAGGAAGCTATTTAGCTTCTCGGTTATTAGCACACACACTGACATACATTGATAttgtgttgtgttgt GTTCACACACTGTTAAAAGGATTGGAAAAGATAATTGCAAGTGCAGATATTCCAATGTTCGTCTGTCGTGACTTCAATTCAGTTCCAAGAAG TAAGTCCATGGATTTATTGT GTGTTAGCAAGAGAGCAAAAGAGTGCTATGGGAATATGGAAAATGCATTGAAG GAAAAGAGAAATATTGATGTTGCCATCCGCTATTATTTAATTGCAATAGAG